CGCGCTCAATTAGTCCGTCTGTTTAAGGATTATGGACCGGTTAATGGTGTTCGGTTTAGAACCGCCAATGGGAAAGTTCTATTTAGACATAAACACCGAAAAGAGGCAGGCAGTCTAAGCGCTTGGATAGTACTCAAAGATGCAGAGACAGTAACACGTGCATTGGCCTTAAATGGAACCGTTTTCAAAAACAATCACTTACGTGTGACACGTGGAAATGAAAAGAGTAGTTCTATGGATACGAAACGTACAATTTTTGTCGGCAACCTTAAATACAGtaagttcaaaaataatgcataaaGCATCTctgttattttaaatatgaaaaacattttaggTGCCAATGAAGAGAAGCTACGTGAAATATTTTCCTCTTGTGGTGACATTGAATACGTGAGGTGTTTAAATGATGATAAAGGGTGTAAAGGTGTGGCATATGTTTGTTTTAAAGCTCCGGAAGCTGTAGGTTTGGCTTTGGAACTTAATGAAACAATGCTAGATGAACGTCCAATTCACGTTGAACGatattctattaaaaaattGGGTGCAAAGAAAACAAGAGATGTAGCAGAGAAAGAGATTAAAAATAAGTCAGCCGGTGGAAAGATTCAGAAGGACAAAAAGAAACTTAAAGGCGATAactcacaaacaaaaaaagttgcTGACACAAGCAAAAAATCCAAGTTTCGTGGTGTCAAAGTCGAAGGTGCGCAcgtaaaaaagcaaaagaaaaaagtgaCAAGCCAAATGCAAAAATTAGCCAAGAAGATTGCGCCGAAGGAAAAAGCTTAATCGTATGATCGCAtcgtagtttaaaaaaatacaagcaaaatttgtattttacagttattaaagAGTACAATTTAtgaatactatttttttatttttatttccaattgcTTTCTTAATTTTGCTTGTGATTCTATGGGAAActtattaatatgtttttttgcgCAAGCCAAACAATAAGTACATGTAAAGTAAAAACTACATTCCGCTCCTTTGCAAACGACGTTTTCGCATACTGTACACCTGGAACCTATTATTACAAAGTACTCTGCTTTAGGCTTCCAACGAATTGGAGGTGATTGAAAAGGATCACGTAGTACAAAAGAATCTTCTAAAAGCTTAAGTCCATACACAAAGGGCGGAGTTTTGCCATAATAGTTCACCATTTCCAACATATCGCACATAGtacattgaaatttaattttcggaACACGTTCGTCGGTTTGTGATTCACATTTTTCTGAACTTTTTGAGACATTGGCATCAGCTTCTAAGCGTGAAATCTCTGCCTCATCGTCTTTCACATTTAACTGCAAATCTTCGTATCTATTTAGGTTGTAAGGGGATTGGTTCGAGATTTTAGAATCTTCCATAGCTGTTTCTGACTTTCTGCAAGAGAATACATAACAAtacattgaaattttcaaaatctcaatacatacatatatttattacatttataatatataccattaatttgagattttaaacaTCATATCATTATAGATAACTCGAAGTTACATAACAATCGCCAACAACTACTAACCACTAGTTaacaataagtaaaaatataagaGTAGAGtttagaaaattcaaaatttagcaACCCTCAACTCTAGCTTTTTTTGGCAATTCAGATGGCCACCAGTACGGTTTTTCTACGTAGCATATATTGCCATCTACAAATAATTTGGTTGAACCTAAAGCTTGTTCTACACGCAAAAGTCCTAAAGCCCTATCTAAATTTGCTCCGCGAATTACACCAATATTGGTGCCTGCTTCAGTTgagatatttattgattttggtGAAGCCGGAACAGACAATCGCAAAGGCATTATACGCTTTCGCACTACTCCTGTATGGTGGACTCGTGCCGTTAACTCCTGGCCAAGATAGCATCCCTTATGAAAGCTTACGCCATGCATATAATCACAATTAGCTTCCAATGGAAAACTCTTGCCTGGCGGAAGGTCTTGAACACCTTCTCCAACGCCATAACGATAACGATGCATGCGATAGTTGCAGTCGTTGGTAGGTTTTGCTACCGTAATGTCGCCGGATTTAGAAAACATGTTTGCTAAATCTTTCCATGTTTTATCAGTTTTGGTTATGACACGTGTACCTAGGTCACGTATGCGAGGATCTGGAGTAGAAATGACTTCTTGTCCCACTTGAACACTTGTGTCCAT
The sequence above is drawn from the Bactrocera tryoni isolate S06 chromosome 1, CSIRO_BtryS06_freeze2, whole genome shotgun sequence genome and encodes:
- the LOC120777673 gene encoding nucleolar protein 12 — encoded protein: MTKNKNSDLKSNNVKGNVLEKSKTIKKDKKKSIEGKKKLQQTVTKKAEKSKTAATNGNTEAGALVKHKKPKKKSKQNKEATDSPAKENSGNKSLGVIEKKNAKKLAKKLKKQAKKEEAVKKTLEEKDNAKNLKSKSDNKEPKEHDPIEAACTIFVGNLPVNTKRAQLVRLFKDYGPVNGVRFRTANGKVLFRHKHRKEAGSLSAWIVLKDAETVTRALALNGTVFKNNHLRVTRGNEKSSSMDTKRTIFVGNLKYSANEEKLREIFSSCGDIEYVRCLNDDKGCKGVAYVCFKAPEAVGLALELNETMLDERPIHVERYSIKKLGAKKTRDVAEKEIKNKSAGGKIQKDKKKLKGDNSQTKKVADTSKKSKFRGVKVEGAHVKKQKKKVTSQMQKLAKKIAPKEKA
- the LOC120777690 gene encoding cysteine-rich DPF motif domain-containing protein 1, whose product is MEDSKISNQSPYNLNRYEDLQLNVKDDEAEISRLEADANVSKSSEKCESQTDERVPKIKFQCTMCDMLEMVNYYGKTPPFVYGLKLLEDSFVLRDPFQSPPIRWKPKAEYFVIIGSRCTVCENVVCKGAECSFYFTCTYCLACAKKHINKFPIESQAKLRKQLEIKIKK
- the LOC120777682 gene encoding putative transferase CAF17 homolog, mitochondrial, whose amino-acid sequence is MNILKGLTKIKSSFARFIETTNNFMWVQRNEKFADKRLVVEQLTDRVLVRVKGEEVVPFLQGLITNDMTHLQSGSTPLPKTSAMYTMFLNKAGRVLYDSIIYRTPEPNTYLIECDKFISNELRRHLRLYRVRRNIQIDAVDGEYRPWIVFNPVGSVVRMDTSVQVGQEVISTPDPRIRDLGTRVITKTDKTWKDLANMFSKSGDITVAKPTNDCNYRMHRYRYGVGEGVQDLPPGKSFPLEANCDYMHGVSFHKGCYLGQELTARVHHTGVVRKRIMPLRLSVPASPKSINISTEAGTNIGVIRGANLDRALGLLRVEQALGSTKLFVDGNICYVEKPYWWPSELPKKARVEGC